From one Ursus arctos isolate Adak ecotype North America unplaced genomic scaffold, UrsArc2.0 scaffold_1, whole genome shotgun sequence genomic stretch:
- the WNT6 gene encoding protein Wnt-6 → MLPPAPSLLGLLLLLLLCPAHVGGLWWAVGSPLVMDPTSICRKARRLAGRQAELCQAEPEVVAELARGARLGVRECQFQFRFRRWNCSSHSKAFGRILQQDIRETAFVFAITAAGASHAVTQACSMGELLQCGCQAPRGRAPPPPPRPPGLSGTPGPPGPVGSPDGSAAWEWGGCGDDVDFGDEKSRLFMDARHKRGRGDIRALVQLHNNEAGRLAVRSHTRTECKCHGLSGSCALRTCWQKLPPFREVGARLLERFHGASRVMGTNDGKALLPAVRTLKPPGRADLLYAADSPDFCAPNRRTGSPGTRGRACNSSAPDLSGCDLLCCGRGHRQESVQLEENCLCRFHWCCVVQCHRCRVRKELSLCL, encoded by the exons GGCGGTGGGCAGCCCCCTGGTCATGGACCCCACCAGCATCTGCAGAAAAGCCCGGCGGCTGGCAGGGCGGCAGGCTGAGCTGTGCCAGGCCGAGCCAGAGGTGGTGGCGGAGCTAGCCCGGGGCGCCCGGCTTGGGGTACGAGAGTGCCAGTTCCAGTTCCGTTTCCGTCGCTGGAACTGCTCCAGCCACAGCAAGGCCTTCGGGCGCATCCTGCAGCAGG ACATCCGGGAGACTGCCTTCGTGTTCGCGATCACGGCTGCGGGTGCCAGCCACGCGGTCACGCAGGCCTGCTCCATGGGCGAGCTGCTGCAGTGCGGCTGCCAGGCGCCCCGAGGGCGGgccccaccgcccccaccccgccccccaggccTGTCCGGCACGCCCGGGCCCCCGGGTCCCGTCGGCTCCCCCGACGGCAGCGCCGCCTGGGAGTGGGGAGGCTGCGGCGACGACGTAGACTTCGGGGACGAGAAGTCGAGGCTCTTTATGGACGCGCGGCACAAGCGGGGACGGGGAGACATCCGTGCGTTGGTGCAACTTCACAACAACGAGGCGGGCCGGCTg GCCGTGCGGAGCCATACGCGCACCGAGTGCAAGTGCCACGGGCTGTCGGGCTCGTGCGCGCTGCGAACCTGCTGGCAGAAGCTGCCCCCGTTCCGCGAGGTGGGCGCGCGGCTGCTCGAGCGCTTCCACGGCGCCTCGCGTGTCATGGGAACCAATGACGGCAAGGCTCTGCTGCCCGCAGTCCGCACTCTCAAGCCGCCGGGCCGCGCCGACCTCCTCTACGCCGCCGACTCGCCAGACTTCTGCGCTCCCAACCGGCGCACCGGCTCGCCTGGCACGCGCGGCCGCGCCTGCAACAGCAGCGCCCCGGACCTCAGCGGCTGCGACCTGCTGTGCTGCGGCCGCGGGCACCGCCAGGAGAGCGTGCAGCTCGAGGAGAACTGCCTGTGCCGCTTCCACTGGTGCTGCGTCGTGCAGTGCCACCGCTGTCGCGTGCGCAAGGagctcagcctctgcctctga